In Mycobacteriales bacterium, one DNA window encodes the following:
- a CDS encoding SGNH/GDSL hydrolase family protein gives MDRVWPKLGDVLLVLLAVVVGAAAVAVSLGYGLRDAPATADSLAPVPSASPDMTEQVQALFFGGSVVAGASRTPGTPTFAEVAAVQLGWRAEVDGRQSAGLTVGGPRRLTELLPADLDEPKPDVVVVQGGESDTAATPAEVRAAVAELAATLRESYGLATRLVLVGPYSPVAEPSDEIVAVRDAMRTAAKAASLHFFDPLESAWVSASDPAGLVDGGTRLPTSDGHLKIGRLLAASLETLKVVPSAG, from the coding sequence GTGGACAGGGTCTGGCCCAAGCTGGGTGACGTACTGCTGGTGCTCCTCGCCGTCGTGGTGGGGGCCGCGGCCGTGGCGGTGAGCCTCGGCTATGGCCTGCGCGACGCGCCCGCGACCGCCGACTCGCTCGCACCGGTGCCGTCGGCGTCGCCCGACATGACCGAGCAGGTGCAGGCACTCTTCTTCGGCGGCTCGGTCGTCGCCGGTGCGTCGCGGACGCCCGGCACTCCGACCTTCGCGGAGGTCGCCGCGGTCCAGCTCGGCTGGCGCGCCGAGGTCGACGGCCGGCAGAGCGCCGGCCTCACCGTCGGTGGCCCGCGCCGGCTCACCGAGCTGCTGCCGGCCGACCTCGACGAGCCGAAGCCCGACGTCGTCGTCGTGCAGGGCGGCGAGTCCGACACCGCCGCCACCCCCGCCGAGGTCCGCGCCGCCGTGGCCGAGCTCGCCGCGACGCTGCGCGAGTCCTACGGCCTCGCGACCCGGCTCGTCCTCGTCGGTCCCTACTCGCCCGTCGCCGAGCCCTCCGACGAGATCGTCGCCGTCCGCGACGCGATGCGCACCGCCGCCAAGGCCGCCAGCCTGCACTTCTTCGACCCGCTCGAGTCGGCCTGGGTCTCGGCCTCCGACCCCGCCGGCCTCGTCGACGGCGGCACCCGGCTGCCCACCTCGGACGGCCACCTCAAGATCGGCCGCCTGCTCGCCGCCTCGCTCGAGACGCTGAAGGTCGTCCCGTCCGCAGGGTGA
- a CDS encoding phosphatase PAP2 family protein: MTGTLDPLVEDAVEHGRVESPWRVGGPQARARRRRWLLGVLVVFAAVGAVFGFPTGREVVTGWVLLLLLAACGGDWRLWRRVVWRDWAPLIAVLFAYDLLRGFANEVGGTLFDLPSYRSSVFFPEKTARAHLTEPIEADRALFFGTVPTEWLQERYYDAGQVQWYDVVAFVTYFSHFLVSLALAVALWALRYSLFRRYLASLVTLTAITLVTYTVYPAAPPWMASLNGELAPGIARIAPETLRAVGGHTVNSAIQRGEAYSNPVAAIPSLHAAIPMLLLLFCWPVINRWLRGVLVAYSALMAWTLVYGGEHYVVDVLIGWAYAAIAVYGVRAVMTRRDRRPGAAPGRTAP, encoded by the coding sequence ATGACCGGCACCCTGGACCCCCTGGTCGAGGACGCCGTGGAGCACGGTCGCGTCGAGTCGCCGTGGCGGGTCGGTGGCCCGCAGGCGAGGGCTCGGCGGCGGCGGTGGCTCCTCGGCGTACTCGTCGTCTTCGCTGCGGTCGGTGCCGTCTTCGGCTTCCCGACCGGTCGCGAGGTCGTCACCGGCTGGGTCCTGCTGCTGCTGCTGGCGGCCTGCGGCGGCGACTGGCGGCTGTGGCGGCGCGTCGTCTGGCGCGACTGGGCGCCGCTGATCGCGGTGCTGTTCGCCTACGACCTGCTGCGCGGCTTCGCCAACGAGGTCGGCGGCACGCTGTTCGACCTGCCCTCCTACCGCTCGTCGGTCTTCTTCCCGGAGAAGACGGCAAGGGCCCACCTCACCGAGCCGATCGAGGCCGACCGCGCGCTGTTCTTCGGGACGGTCCCGACGGAGTGGCTGCAGGAGCGGTACTACGACGCGGGCCAGGTGCAGTGGTACGACGTGGTCGCGTTCGTCACCTACTTCTCCCACTTCCTGGTGTCCCTGGCCCTCGCGGTCGCGCTCTGGGCGCTGCGCTACTCGCTGTTCCGCCGCTACCTCGCCTCGCTCGTGACGCTGACCGCGATCACCCTCGTGACCTACACCGTCTACCCCGCGGCGCCGCCCTGGATGGCCTCGCTCAACGGCGAGCTCGCGCCGGGCATCGCCCGCATCGCGCCGGAGACGCTTCGCGCCGTCGGCGGCCACACGGTCAACTCCGCGATCCAGCGCGGCGAGGCCTACAGCAACCCGGTCGCCGCGATCCCGTCGCTGCACGCCGCGATCCCGATGCTGCTGCTGCTGTTCTGCTGGCCAGTCATCAACCGCTGGCTGCGTGGCGTCCTCGTCGCCTACAGCGCTCTCATGGCGTGGACGCTGGTTTACGGCGGCGAGCACTACGTCGTGGACGTGCTCATCGGCTGGGCCTACGCCGCGATCGCGGTCTACGGCGTGCGTGCGGTCATGACGCGACGCGACCGTCGACCAGGTGCAGCTCCAGGTCGCACTGCTCCGTGA
- the leuS gene encoding leucine--tRNA ligase — MSDTSTETGPAEPAGYDPHAVQDRWLPVWDRLDLHRAGRRAGAEKKYVLDMFPYPSGDLHMGHAEAWGIADVVARSWMRRGYDVLHPVGWDSFGLPAENAAIKRGEHPATYTYGNIEVQADSFRRYAVSFDWSTRLHTSDPEFYRWTQWLFLLFRERGLAYRKNSAVNWCPQDQTVLANEQVVGGRCERCGAEVTKRELTQWYFKITEYADRLLDDMASLEGQWPDRVLLMQKNWIGRSTGAHVDFSVAGRTVTVFTTRPDTLYGATFFVVAADAPLADELCAPSQREAFEAYRADVRKLSDIDRQSTDRPKTGVPLGVTAVNPLNGEELPVFAADYVLAHYGTGAIMAVPAHDQRDLDFARAFDLPVRVVVDTGEADPAETGVATTGDGVLVNSGPLDGLPKADAIARAIEVLGERGTGSEAVTYRLRDWLLSRQRFWGTPIPIVHCAACGEVAVPDDQLPVRLPDDMKGEDLKPAGTSPLGGNEAWVATTCPTCGGPASRDTDTMDTFVDSSWYFLRYCSPHYEDGPFDPEAVRAWAPVTQYVGGVEHAILHLLYSRFFTKVLHDMGMLDFTEPFTALMNQGQVINQGKAMSKSLGNGVDLGGQLAQFGVDAVRLTIVGAGPPEDDIDWADVSPGSTLKWLGRVMRLAHDVAALTGDGREESVDKAVAKAVDEVTRLIDGQRLNVAIARFHELVSALRKAADGSAPPAGSLRDGAHALAVMLSCYAPYTAEEVWSVLGHDVEAGDSVHDSSWPTVDPALLVDDTVTCVVQVAGKVRDRLEVPPGIGEDELRELALATDGVVRALDGRGIRTVVVRAPRLVNVVPA; from the coding sequence ATGAGCGACACGAGCACCGAGACCGGCCCCGCAGAGCCGGCCGGCTACGACCCGCACGCTGTCCAGGACCGCTGGCTGCCGGTCTGGGACCGCCTCGACCTCCACCGCGCGGGGCGCCGGGCCGGGGCCGAGAAGAAGTACGTCCTCGACATGTTCCCCTACCCCAGCGGAGACCTGCACATGGGTCATGCCGAGGCCTGGGGGATCGCCGACGTCGTCGCGCGCTCGTGGATGCGCCGCGGCTACGACGTGCTGCACCCGGTCGGCTGGGACTCCTTCGGGCTGCCCGCGGAGAACGCCGCGATCAAGCGCGGTGAGCACCCCGCGACCTACACCTACGGCAACATCGAGGTCCAGGCCGACAGCTTCCGGCGCTACGCCGTGAGCTTCGACTGGTCGACCCGGCTGCACACCAGCGACCCGGAGTTCTACCGCTGGACGCAGTGGCTGTTCCTGCTCTTCCGCGAGCGCGGCCTGGCCTACCGCAAGAACAGCGCCGTCAACTGGTGCCCGCAGGACCAGACCGTGCTGGCCAACGAGCAGGTCGTCGGGGGCAGGTGCGAGCGCTGCGGCGCCGAGGTCACCAAGCGCGAGCTGACCCAGTGGTACTTCAAGATCACGGAGTACGCCGACCGCCTGCTCGACGACATGGCGTCCCTGGAGGGCCAGTGGCCCGACCGGGTGCTGCTCATGCAGAAGAACTGGATCGGTCGCTCCACCGGCGCCCACGTCGACTTCTCCGTCGCGGGGCGCACGGTCACCGTCTTCACGACCCGGCCGGACACGCTCTACGGCGCGACCTTCTTCGTCGTCGCCGCGGACGCTCCTCTGGCTGACGAGCTGTGCGCGCCGTCGCAGCGCGAGGCCTTCGAGGCCTACCGCGCCGACGTCCGCAAGCTCAGCGACATCGACCGGCAGTCCACCGACCGGCCCAAGACCGGTGTGCCGCTGGGCGTCACCGCGGTCAACCCGCTCAACGGCGAGGAGCTGCCGGTCTTCGCGGCCGACTACGTCCTGGCCCACTACGGCACCGGCGCGATCATGGCCGTGCCCGCCCACGACCAGCGAGACCTCGACTTCGCGCGCGCCTTCGACCTGCCGGTGCGGGTCGTCGTCGACACCGGCGAGGCCGACCCGGCCGAGACCGGGGTGGCGACGACCGGCGACGGCGTGCTGGTCAACAGCGGCCCGCTCGACGGGCTGCCCAAGGCCGACGCGATCGCCCGCGCGATCGAGGTGCTGGGGGAGCGGGGCACGGGCAGCGAGGCCGTCACCTACCGGCTGCGCGACTGGCTGCTGTCGCGCCAGCGCTTCTGGGGCACCCCGATCCCGATCGTGCACTGCGCGGCCTGCGGTGAGGTGGCTGTCCCCGACGACCAGCTGCCGGTGCGGCTGCCCGACGACATGAAGGGCGAGGACCTCAAGCCCGCCGGCACGTCGCCGCTCGGCGGCAACGAGGCATGGGTCGCCACGACCTGCCCGACCTGCGGCGGTCCCGCGTCGCGCGACACCGACACGATGGACACCTTCGTCGACTCGAGCTGGTACTTCCTGCGCTACTGCTCGCCGCACTACGAGGACGGACCCTTCGACCCCGAGGCCGTGCGCGCCTGGGCGCCGGTGACCCAGTACGTCGGCGGTGTCGAGCACGCGATCCTGCACCTGCTCTACAGCCGCTTCTTCACCAAGGTCCTGCACGACATGGGGATGCTCGACTTCACCGAGCCCTTCACGGCCCTGATGAACCAGGGCCAGGTCATCAACCAGGGCAAGGCCATGAGCAAGTCGCTGGGCAACGGCGTCGACCTCGGCGGTCAGCTCGCGCAGTTCGGCGTCGACGCGGTGCGCCTGACGATCGTCGGCGCCGGCCCGCCCGAGGACGACATCGACTGGGCCGACGTCTCGCCCGGCTCGACGCTGAAGTGGCTCGGTCGCGTCATGCGCCTCGCGCACGACGTCGCCGCGCTGACCGGTGACGGTCGCGAGGAGTCGGTCGACAAGGCCGTCGCGAAGGCCGTCGACGAGGTCACCCGCCTCATCGACGGGCAGCGGCTCAACGTCGCCATTGCCCGCTTCCACGAGCTGGTGAGCGCCCTGCGCAAGGCCGCCGACGGCTCGGCCCCGCCCGCGGGGTCGCTGCGCGACGGCGCGCACGCGCTGGCCGTCATGCTCAGCTGCTACGCGCCCTACACGGCCGAGGAGGTCTGGTCGGTCCTCGGCCACGACGTCGAGGCCGGCGACTCGGTGCACGACAGCAGCTGGCCGACGGTCGACCCCGCGCTGCTCGTCGACGACACGGTGACCTGCGTCGTGCAGGTCGCGGGCAAGGTCCGCGACCGCCTCGAGGTGCCGCCCGGCATCGGCGAGGACGAGCTGCGGGAGCTGGCGCTCGCGACCGACGGTGTCGTGCGGGCTCTCGACGGCAGGGGCATCCGCACCGTCGTCGTGCGCGCGCCGCGCCTGGTCAACGTCGTACCCGCCTGA
- a CDS encoding ATP-binding cassette domain-containing protein produces MTAVHCEGLVHIYRREGEDVVAVRGVDLDVDSGEQVALLGPSGSGKSTLLSMLGGLLRPSAGRLRVGELDLARATERELRRMRGSTVGLVLQGASRNVLPYGTVADNVRFAQRGTRRRDALDPQALLDALGTGELHDAPVARLSAGELQRVALAVAQSTRPGLLLADEPTSQLDTAARDQVLQVLERVGSEFGTTVVVVTHDAEVGLALGRTVTMRDGRVGAEGRRGEDFAVVGRDGSVHLPEDLLEAWPPGTLVKVARDGDEALRLTREDPS; encoded by the coding sequence GTGACCGCCGTCCACTGCGAGGGGCTCGTCCACATCTACCGCCGCGAGGGCGAGGACGTCGTCGCCGTACGCGGTGTCGACCTCGACGTCGACAGCGGGGAGCAGGTCGCCCTGCTCGGGCCGTCAGGCTCCGGGAAGTCGACTCTGCTCTCGATGCTGGGCGGGCTGCTGCGCCCCTCGGCCGGACGGCTGCGCGTCGGCGAGCTCGACCTCGCGCGCGCCACCGAGCGCGAGCTGCGCAGGATGCGCGGGAGCACCGTCGGGCTCGTCCTGCAGGGCGCGTCCCGCAACGTGCTGCCCTACGGCACCGTCGCTGACAACGTCCGCTTCGCCCAGCGCGGCACCCGTCGCCGCGACGCGCTCGACCCGCAGGCGCTGCTCGACGCGCTGGGCACGGGCGAGCTCCACGACGCCCCCGTCGCGCGGCTGTCGGCGGGGGAGCTGCAGCGGGTCGCGCTGGCGGTCGCGCAGTCGACCCGCCCGGGGTTGCTGCTCGCCGACGAGCCCACCTCTCAGCTCGACACCGCCGCGCGCGACCAGGTGCTGCAGGTGCTCGAGCGGGTCGGCAGCGAGTTCGGCACGACCGTCGTCGTCGTCACCCACGACGCCGAGGTGGGCCTGGCCCTGGGGCGCACGGTGACGATGCGCGACGGGCGGGTCGGTGCGGAGGGGCGGCGCGGCGAGGACTTCGCGGTCGTCGGTCGCGACGGCTCGGTGCACCTGCCCGAGGACCTGCTCGAGGCGTGGCCGCCCGGCACCCTGGTGAAGGTCGCCCGCGACGGTGACGAGGCGCTGCGGCTGACCCGGGAGGACCCGTCGTGA
- a CDS encoding ATP-binding cassette domain-containing protein: MTLTVAGVSAGWGGGAVLHDISFHLEPGQLLAVTGASGAGKTTLLWALAGALPTSAGEVLRGGTRVRAGDEAQLREVGLTLQGLGLVAVLTAAENVELLLQARGVARREVGPRALEALARVGLGELGDRPVEEMSGGQQQRVAVARALVTASPVVLADEPTSELDSTTRDLVVRALRAEADRGAVVVLATHDPDVTEQCDLELHLVDGRVAS; this comes from the coding sequence GTGACGCTGACCGTTGCGGGGGTCTCGGCCGGGTGGGGCGGCGGCGCCGTCCTGCACGACATCTCCTTCCACCTCGAGCCCGGCCAGCTGCTGGCGGTCACGGGTGCCTCGGGCGCCGGCAAGACGACGCTGCTGTGGGCCCTCGCCGGCGCGCTGCCGACCTCGGCCGGTGAGGTGCTGCGCGGTGGCACTCGGGTCCGCGCCGGTGACGAAGCCCAGCTGCGCGAGGTCGGCCTGACGCTCCAGGGCCTCGGCCTGGTCGCGGTCCTCACCGCGGCCGAGAACGTCGAGCTGCTCCTGCAGGCCCGCGGGGTGGCCCGCCGCGAGGTCGGGCCGCGCGCCCTGGAGGCCCTGGCCCGCGTCGGCCTCGGCGAGCTCGGCGACCGGCCGGTCGAGGAGATGTCGGGCGGTCAGCAGCAGCGGGTCGCGGTCGCCCGGGCGCTCGTCACCGCGAGCCCCGTCGTGCTCGCCGACGAGCCGACCTCCGAGCTCGACAGCACGACGCGCGACCTCGTCGTACGCGCCTTGAGGGCCGAGGCTGACCGGGGCGCGGTCGTCGTGCTCGCGACGCACGACCCCGACGTCACGGAGCAGTGCGACCTGGAGCTGCACCTGGTCGACGGTCGCGTCGCGTCATGA
- a CDS encoding helix-hairpin-helix domain-containing protein codes for MRRRPDPAVVELATARLALVLGGSAGVPALGGWVPPPLDEAPTLVLPPALEPAAPVVSHPTPGPLPDPVPDPDAMPVPDALRVPMPEVVREREPLSQPSPSPSPSPKPEPEPSPRGGAPLPGPGWRGLLPRSVVGGRVDPGRSGVLALVAVAVVAALVAGGVLLRGRPQEVSAPTVLASGGPLPGASAAADGQVVVAVAGKVRKPGIVRLPAGSRVDDAVRAAGGLAPGASPGLLNLARRLVDGEQVLVGVEAAPGGPGAPAAGGLLDLNTATAEQLDDLPGVGPVLAERIVDWRTEHGRFASVDQLREVSGIGESKYASMKSKVRV; via the coding sequence GTGCGCCGCCGCCCGGACCCTGCCGTCGTCGAGCTCGCCACCGCTCGGCTGGCGTTGGTGCTCGGCGGGTCTGCTGGTGTGCCCGCACTGGGGGGCTGGGTGCCGCCGCCGCTCGACGAGGCGCCGACCCTGGTTCTTCCCCCGGCACTCGAGCCGGCAGCGCCGGTGGTGTCCCACCCCACGCCAGGACCGCTGCCCGACCCGGTGCCGGATCCCGATGCGATGCCGGTGCCCGACGCGTTGCGAGTGCCGATGCCCGAGGTGGTGCGAGAGCGCGAGCCGCTGTCGCAGCCATCGCCATCGCCATCGCCATCGCCAAAGCCGGAGCCGGAGCCGTCGCCGAGGGGCGGTGCGCCGCTGCCCGGGCCCGGGTGGCGGGGGCTGCTGCCGAGGTCGGTGGTCGGCGGGCGGGTCGACCCGGGGCGGTCCGGGGTCCTCGCGCTCGTCGCGGTCGCCGTGGTCGCAGCGCTGGTCGCGGGTGGGGTGCTGCTGCGGGGTCGGCCGCAGGAGGTGAGCGCCCCGACGGTGCTGGCCTCGGGCGGCCCGCTGCCCGGTGCGAGCGCGGCGGCGGACGGACAGGTCGTCGTGGCAGTGGCGGGCAAGGTGCGCAAGCCCGGGATCGTGCGGCTGCCGGCCGGGTCGCGGGTCGACGACGCGGTGCGGGCGGCGGGCGGTCTTGCTCCGGGCGCGTCCCCGGGGCTGCTCAACCTGGCCCGGCGGCTTGTCGACGGCGAGCAGGTCCTCGTCGGGGTCGAAGCGGCGCCGGGCGGGCCGGGTGCTCCGGCCGCAGGCGGGCTGCTCGACCTCAACACTGCGACGGCCGAGCAGCTCGACGACCTGCCCGGGGTCGGTCCGGTGCTGGCCGAGAGGATCGTCGACTGGCGCACCGAGCACGGTCGCTTCGCGAGCGTCGACCAGCTGCGTGAGGTCAGCGGGATCGGGGAGTCGAAGTACGCCTCGATGAAGTCGAAGGTCCGCGTGTGA
- a CDS encoding DegV family protein: protein MSRSVAVVTDSTAYLPDGLAAEHGIGVVPLHVVLGGRTGVEGVDVTPDQVAAALVEKRTEVSTSRPTPAEFAAAYRSAGAPQVVSVHLSSELSGTCDAARLAGEEVAAEGIEVTVVDSRTLVMGLGFAVLAAAQAAAGGAAAAQVAARAREVAERTTTLFLVDTLEHLRKGGRIGAASALVGAALAVKPILQVKDGVIGPLEKVRTASKALARLQELAVEAARDGDVDVAVQHLGADDRAALLAEDLRTHLPRIKTMLLSEIGAVVGAHTGPGLLGVVVSRR, encoded by the coding sequence ATGAGCCGCTCCGTCGCCGTCGTCACCGACAGCACGGCCTACCTGCCCGACGGGCTGGCGGCCGAGCACGGCATCGGGGTCGTGCCGCTGCACGTGGTGCTCGGCGGCCGCACAGGTGTGGAGGGCGTCGACGTGACGCCCGACCAGGTCGCAGCCGCGCTGGTGGAGAAGCGCACCGAGGTGTCGACGTCGCGGCCGACCCCGGCGGAGTTCGCTGCGGCCTACCGCAGCGCCGGGGCGCCGCAAGTGGTGTCGGTGCACCTGTCGTCGGAGCTGTCCGGCACCTGCGACGCCGCCCGGCTGGCGGGGGAGGAGGTGGCCGCGGAGGGCATCGAGGTCACCGTCGTCGACAGCCGCACCCTGGTGATGGGTCTCGGCTTCGCGGTGCTCGCCGCTGCCCAGGCCGCCGCCGGTGGGGCCGCAGCCGCCCAGGTCGCCGCCCGCGCCCGGGAGGTCGCGGAGCGCACGACGACGCTGTTCCTCGTCGACACCCTCGAGCACCTTCGCAAGGGCGGCCGCATCGGTGCGGCCAGCGCGCTGGTGGGGGCCGCGCTCGCGGTCAAGCCGATCCTGCAGGTCAAGGACGGCGTCATCGGACCGCTCGAGAAGGTCCGCACCGCGTCGAAGGCGCTCGCGCGGCTGCAGGAGCTCGCCGTCGAGGCGGCCCGTGACGGCGACGTCGACGTGGCGGTCCAGCACCTGGGCGCCGACGACCGGGCGGCGCTGCTGGCCGAGGACCTGCGTACCCACCTGCCCCGTATCAAGACGATGCTGCTGTCCGAGATCGGTGCGGTGGTCGGCGCGCACACCGGCCCCGGGCTGCTCGGGGTCGTCGTCTCGCGCCGGTGA
- the plsY gene encoding glycerol-3-phosphate 1-O-acyltransferase PlsY produces the protein MLLAAALAVGYLVGSVSPAVLVARAKGVDLRAVGSGNPGASNAGRALGRRTGVLVAVLDVAKGAVPAAAFGALEHEAGLVAGLAAVLGHVSSPFLRGKGGKGVATAAGAILGSHPLWLPVVLLTWVVVIGVSRWIALASVCASLAALVVSLVAGEDRWWAGLLAAVVLVRHRDNLARRWRRTD, from the coding sequence ATGCTGCTCGCGGCGGCACTGGCCGTCGGCTACCTGGTGGGGTCGGTCTCGCCCGCCGTCCTGGTCGCCCGCGCCAAGGGGGTCGACCTGCGGGCGGTCGGCTCCGGCAACCCGGGCGCCAGCAACGCGGGACGTGCTCTTGGTCGTCGTACCGGCGTCCTCGTCGCCGTGCTCGACGTGGCCAAGGGCGCGGTGCCCGCGGCCGCCTTCGGTGCCCTCGAGCACGAGGCCGGGCTCGTCGCCGGGCTGGCTGCGGTGCTCGGCCACGTCAGCTCGCCCTTCCTGCGCGGCAAAGGTGGCAAGGGCGTCGCGACCGCGGCCGGGGCGATCCTCGGCTCGCACCCGCTGTGGTTGCCGGTGGTGCTGCTGACCTGGGTCGTGGTCATCGGGGTCTCGCGCTGGATCGCCCTCGCGTCGGTGTGCGCGTCGCTCGCCGCGCTGGTCGTGTCCCTCGTCGCCGGCGAGGACCGCTGGTGGGCCGGGCTGCTCGCCGCGGTCGTGCTGGTGCGCCACAGGGACAACCTCGCGCGAAGGTGGCGTCGCACCGACTAG